A single Lactuca sativa cultivar Salinas chromosome 8, Lsat_Salinas_v11, whole genome shotgun sequence DNA region contains:
- the LOC111878247 gene encoding topless-related protein 4, whose protein sequence is MSSLSRELVFLILQFLDEEKFKETVHRLEHESGFFFNMRYFEEMVTNGEWDVVEKYLSGFTKVDDNRYSMKIFFEIQKQKYLEALDKKDRSKAVEILVKDLKVFSAFNEDLFKEITQLLTLENFRDNEQLSKYGDTKSARGIMLGELKKLIEANPLFREKLTFPSLKNSRLRTLINQSLNWQHQLCKNPKPNPDIKTLFIDHSCGQSQPNGARAPSPVTNPLMTSVPKPAGFPPLGAHGPFQAAPPPMATSMTGWMTNPAAVPHPSASAGPIGFAPPNNAAMLKRPRTPPANNPAVDYQTADSEHAFKRTRAFGISDEVNHMHGNILPIAYGGQSHGQSSSSYSSDDLPKAVVMNLNQGSMVMSMDFHPVQQILLLVGTISGEIMIWDLGSREKLVQKDFKVWDIGVCSMPLQASLNNENTASVNRVTWSPDGTLFGVAYSRNIVHIYSYHGGDDLRNHLEIEAHGGNVNDLAFSYPNKQLCIVTCGDDRLIKVWDAVTGAKQYTFEGHEAPVYSVCPHFKENIQFIFSTATDGNIKAWLYDNIGSRVDYDAPGHSSTRMGYSCDGTRLFSCGTNKEGESFIVEWNESEGAVKRTYNGLGKRAMGFVQFDTTKNRFIAAGDEGVVKFWDMDNVNLLTTIDAEGGLPASPFIRFNKEGILLAVSTSENGIKILANQDGVRLLRTMENRSFDASRVASASSMKGLTAMMPTFGGANANAPGGPSMMERVPPMPSMVMMSGESRNLVDRQRIGDEAMEKSRNLKVTEISEPSQCRSSRLPDDTSSAMRVTRLIYTNSGVAVLALAANAVHKLWKWQRNDRNSTGKATASVLPQLWQPVSGILMTNDISETNPEDATACFALSKNDSYVMSASGGKISLFNMMTFKTMTTFMPPPPAATFLAFHPQDNNIIAIGMEDSSIQIYNVRVDEVKTKLKGHHKRITGLAFSNVLNVLVSSGADSQLCVWSTDGWEKQTIKQLQIPGGRVPAAHADTHVQFHQDQTHLLVVHESQIAIFEAPKLDCLKQWGPREASGAITHATYSCDSQSIYVTFEDGSIDILTASTLRLRCRISSTAYLPTNPNSRVYPLVIAAHPSEPNQFALGLTDGGVCIIEPLESEGKWGGSPVVEGGVGPSAAAGGGSAGGGGANATN, encoded by the exons ATGTCGTCTCTCAGCAGAGAGCTTGTGTTTTTAATACTTCAATTTCTAGATGAAGAGAAATTTAAAGAAACCGTTCACAG ATTGGAGCACGAGTCTGGATTCTTCTTCAATATGCGCTACTTTGAGGAAATGGTGACAAATGGTGAATGGGATGTGGTGGAAAAATACCTCTCTGGATTTACAAAGGTTGATGATAACAGATACTCAATGAAGATCTTCTTTGAGATACAAAAGCAGAAGTACCTAGAAGCTCTAGATAA GAAGGATCGTTCTAAAGCTGTTGAAATTCTAGTCAAGGACTTGAAAGTGTTCTCAGCCTTTAACGAAGACCTTTTTAAAGAAATAACACAACTTTTGACTCTAGAGAACTTCAG AGACAACGAACAGTTATCCAAATATGGAGACACAAAGTCTGCGAGGGGTATAATGTTGGGTGAGCTTAAAAAGTTGATTGAAGCAAATCCTCTTTTTCGTGAAAAGTTAACCTTTCCAAGTTTaaagaattcaagacttaggacACTCATCAATCAGAG TTTAAACTGGCAACATCAGCTATGCAAAAACCCGAAGCCGAATCCAGATATAAAAACTCTTTTTATTGATCATTCTTGTGGTCAATCACAGCCAAATGGTGCAAGAGCCCCATCCCCTGTTACCAATCCATTAATGACCAGCGTACCAAAGCCTGCAGGGTTTCCACCTTTGGGTGCTCATGGT CCTTTTCAGGCTGCACCACCACCTATGGCAACTTCCATGACTGGTTGGATGACAAATCCAGCTGCTGTGCCTCATCCTTCAGCTTCTGCAGGCCCTATTGGTTTTGCTCCACCTAATAATGCTG CTATGTTAAAGCGACCCAGGACTCCTCCTGCCAACAATCCAGCTGTAGACTATCAAACTGCTGACTCTGAACATGCATTCAAGAGAACAAGAGCATTTGGCATATCTGATGAA GTTAATCATATGCATGGAAATATCTTACCCATTGCTTATGGTGGTCAAAGTCATGGTCAAAGCTCAAGCTCCTATTCGTCTGATGATCTACCTAAAGCTGTGGTGATGAACTTAAATCAGGGGTCAATGGTCATGAGTATGGATTTTCATCCTGTTCAGCAAATTCTGCTTCTTG TTGGAACAATATCTGGAGAAATTATGATATGGGACTTAGGTAGCAGGGAGAAGCTTGTTCAGAAGGATTTCAAGGTTTGGGATATTGGTGTTTGTTCAATGCCCCTGCAG GCATCTTTGAACAATGAGAATACTGCATCAGTCAATCGTGTAACTTGGAGCCCTGATGGAACCCTTTTTG GTGTTGCATACTCGAGGAATATTGTACATATATACTCTTATCATGGTGGTGATGATCTACGAAACCACTTGGag ATTGAGGCTCATGGTGGCAATGTTAATGATCTTGCTTTCTCTTATCCAAACAAGCAACTTTGCATTGTAACTTGTGGAGATGACAGGTTGATAAAG GTGTGGGATGCAGTAACAGGGGCTAAACAGTATACATTTGAGGGTCATGAAGCACCTGTATATTCTGTATGTCCACATTTTAAGGAAAACATTCAG TTTATTTTCTCAACAGCAACAGATGGCAACATAAAGGCATGGCTGTATGACAATATTGGTTCAAGGGTAGACTATGATGCGCCAGGTCATTCATCCACCAGAATGGGATACAGTTGTGATGGGACAAGGTTATTTTCATGTGGGACAAATAAAGAAGGAGAATCTTTTATTGTGGAATGGAATGAAAGTGAAGGTGCTGTAAAACGTACATATAATGGGCTTGGAAAACGAGCTATGGGATTTGTGCAGTTTGATACTACAAAAAACCGATTTATTGCTGCTGGTGATGAGGGTGTGGTTAAGTTTTGGGATATGGACAATGTTAACTTGTTGACAACAATTGATGCCGAGGGTGGTTTACCG GCTTCTCCTTTTATACGGTTTAACAAGGAAGGAATTCTGTTAGCTGTTTCAACAAGCGAGAATGGAATCAAAATTCTAGCAAATCAAGATGGGGTTAGGTTACTAAGAACAATGGAGAATCGTTCTTTTGATGCCTCCAGAGTCGCATCCGCATCTTCCATGAAG GGACTGACTGCAATGATGCCAACATTTGGTGGTGCTAATGCTAATGCACCCGGTGGACCAAGCATGATGGAAAGAGTTCCCCCAATGCCCTCCATGGTCATGATG AGTGGTGAGAGTCGGAATCTGGTAGATAGGCAAAGAATTGGAGATGAGGCCATGGAAAAATCTAGAAATTTGAAAGTGACAGAAATCTCTGAACCATCACAGTGTCGATCCTCAAGGCTTCCAGATGATACATCCTCTGCAATGCGG GTTACAAGATTGATTTACACTAATTCAGGAGTTGCAGTCTTAGCTCTAGCAGCCAATGCTGTCCATAAATTGTGGAAATGGCAGAGAAATGACCGCAATTCAACTGGGAAG GCAACTGCTAGTGTACTGCCTCAATTATGGCAACCAGTGAGTGGTATATTGATGACAAATGATATCAGTGAAACAAACCCTGAAGATGCCACCGCATGCTTTGCATTATCAAAGAACGACTCCTATGTTATGTCTGCTTCTGGTGGAAAGATTTCTTTGTTCAATATGATGACCTTCAAG ACAATGACTACATTCATGCCCCCTCCACCTGCAGCAACCTTTCTGGCTTTCCATCCACAAGATAACAATATTATTGCCATAGGCATGGAGGACTCTTCAATCCAAATATACAATGTCCGAGTGGATGAG GTGAAAACCAAACTTAAAGGCCATCATAAACGAATAACAGGCCTGGCCTTCTCTAATGTCCTTAATGTGTTGGTATCTTCTGGTGCTGATTCTCAG TTGTGTGTGTGGAGCACGGACGGATGGGAGaagcaaacaatcaaacaattacAAATTCCAGGAGGACGTGTCCCTGCTGCCCATGCTGATACACATGTCCAGTTCCACCAAGATCAAACTCACTTGCTAGTTGTTCATGAATCCCAAATTGCCATTTTCGAAGCACCTAAACTAGATTGCCTAAAGCAG TGGGGTCCACGTGAGGCAAGTGGTGCAATCACACATGCTACCTACTCATGCGATAGTCAATCGATATATGTAACTTTTGAAGATGGAAGCATCGATATTTTAACAGCATCAACACTCAGATTACGT